A genomic region of Strigops habroptila isolate Jane chromosome 20, bStrHab1.2.pri, whole genome shotgun sequence contains the following coding sequences:
- the LOC115618295 gene encoding scaffold attachment factor B1-like isoform X2, which translates to MISTGSPNARLGERGTTERLTLRSRRKMVGRPTRGGGAGAHCAGAAGRGRARLRAPAGRRSRGGARMRAAAPPSPPSFTSAPAAFAAILCRRGGSSVVFTGGASRKNGPMADSQLAAGPGEPASLCAAGLSGSEPETRRRLSELRVIDLRAELKRRSLDSGGNKSVLMERLRRAIEEEGGNPDEIPVVSENVMKKTPKRSSKGRRPDDEGVEDNGLEEDSGDGQEDIEASLDNLQDIDMMDISVLDEAEIDNGNAVDCGEDYSADNILDSLSDSKENADAEVKELPDQPAEYALGNLEASPQFSDIKEESREIPVAMAEAEDVGTSSDAASAGLTVIKELEELPLEPENEKILDILGETCKSELLNEETSEAERPHAQEASNVVPGKRLAEEEDALGGAQVEEDALDLDSKAAQAMARKEAKRLVVAKGETSEQTIEEAKPDSDSLVVESLSDQSSKRSPGLEASSGEPAAKGAGPEAKDSKEDAKKAEDKANSEEPPATKESSASEGGDQKKSPGEEDRDTKMISKDEKGRGGSGSGRNLWVSGLSSSTRATDLKNLFSKYGKVVGAKVVTNARSPGSRCYGFVTMSTSEEATKCINHLHRTELHGKMISVEKAKNEPAGKKPSDKKEGETRKEKDRHHPAEPKSEKSVGVKKEEKPDKKDEAKKAEKDGKDEKEGKEKDDQKAGSSDRSRASKSASRGTERTVVMDKSKGEPVISVKTSTSKERSTKSQDRKSESKEKQDILSFDKIKEQRERERQRQREREIRETERRRERERRDREQRLQAIHERDERQRLQRERERLEFQRQRLDRERLERERLERERMHIEQERRREQERIQREREELRRQQEQLRYEQERRSAMRRPYDPDGRRDDPYWSEAKRMALDDRYHSEFSRQDRFHDFDHRDRGRYQDHCLDRRDGSRGIPDRDGQHYPEERHGGPERHSRDSWGGYGSDRRMNEGRGIPPPTRRGGFTQLGNQSQVLPSTGIQGVFAGQERPPRPPEPRFTRRY; encoded by the exons ATGATTTCCACCGGGAGCCCGAACGCGCGGCTCGGGGAACGCGGCACAACCGAGCGCCTCACCTTGCGATCGCGGCGCAAGATGGTGGGCAGGCCGACGCGCGGCGGGGGAGCGGGCGCGCACTGCGcaggcgcggcggggcggggcagAGCGCGGTTGCGCGCTCCCGCGGGGAGGCGGTCGCGGGGTGGAGCGCGCATGCGCGCCGCcgctcctccctcccctccgTCTTTTACCTCAGCGCCTGCCGCTTTTGCCGCCATTTTGTGCCGCCGCGGCGGCTCCTCCGTTGTGTTCACGGGCGGTGCGAGCCGAAAAAACGGCCCCATGGCGGACAGTCAGCTAGCGGCCGGGCCGGGAGAACCCGCCTCTCTGTGTGCGGCTGGGCTCTCCGGTTCGGAGCCTGAAACCCGCCGGCGGCTGAGCGAGCTGCGGGTGATCGACCTGCGCGCCGAGCTCAAGCGGCGCAGTTTGGACAGCGGCGGCAACAAGAGCGTCCTCATGGAGCGGCTGCGGAGG GCTAttgaggaggaaggggggaatCCTGATGAAATTCCAGTGGTTTCAGAAAATGTCATGAAGAAAACTccaaaaagaagcagcaaag GACGTAGACCAGATGACGAGGGAGTAGAAGATAATGGCCTGGAAGAGGACTCGGGAGATGGACAG gaGGATATTGAAGCAAGTTTGGATAACTTGCAGGATATTGACATGATGGATATTAGTGTGTTAGATGAAGCTGAAATAGATAATGGCAATGCGGTAGATTGCGGAGAGGATTACAGTGCTGATAATATTCTTGACTCACTGTCTGATAgtaaagaaaatgctgatgcAGAAGTGAAAGAACTTCCAGATCAGCCTGCAGAATATGCTCTAGGTAACTTGGAGGCATCCCCACAATTTTCAGACATTAAAGAAGAATCAAGAGAAATACCAGTAGCGATG GCAGAGGCTGAAGATGTTGGAACCAGTTCAGATGCTGCTTCAGCTGGTTTAACCGTAATAAAG GAACTTGAAGAATTACCTTTGGAGCCAG aaaatgagaaaatactcGACATTTTGGGGGAAACTTGTAAATCTGAGCTACTTAACGAAGAAACTTCCGAAGCGGAGCGGCCGCATGCACAGGAAGCCAGTAACGTGGTGCCAGGCAAGAGgctggcagaggaagaggaCGCTCTTGGTGGCGCTCAGGTGGAGGAAGATGCTTTAGATTTGGACAGCAAAGCGGCCCAAGCTATggcaaggaaggaagcaaagcGTTTAGTTGTAGCAAAAGGGGAGACAAGTGAACAGACAATAGAGGAAGCGAAGCCGGACTCTGACTCTTTAGTAGTAGAGAGCCTGAGCGATCAGAGTAGCAAACGCTCCCCAGGCCTGGAAGCCTCTAGTGGGGAACCGGCGGCCAAAGGCGCAGGTCCCGAAGCCAAAGATAGCAAAGAAGATGccaagaaagcagaagacaaagctAATTCAGAGGAACCCCCTGCTACTAAAGAGTCCTCAGCCAGTGAGGGCGGTGATCAGAaaaagag CCCCGGTGAGGAGGACAGAGATACAAAGATGATCTCAAAGGATGAGAAGG GCCGTGGGGGCAGTGGTTCTGGCAGAAACTTGTGGGTTAGTGGCCTTTCATCCTCTACTAGAGCTACAGACTTGAAGAATCTGTTCAGCAAGTATGGAAAG gtGGTTGGTGCCAAAGTGGTGACCAACGCTCGCAGCCCCGGCTCCCGCTGCTACGGCTTTGTCACCATGTCAACATCAGAGGAAGCCACCAAATGCATTAATCACCTCCACAGGACAGAGCTGCATGGCAAAatgatttcagtggaaaag GCAAAAAACGAACCGGCTGGGAAAAAACCTTCAGacaaaaaggaaggggaaacaaggaaggaaaaagacaggCACCATCCTGCAGAGCCCAAGTCTGAGAA GTCTGTTGGTGTTAAGAAGGAGGAGAAGCCTGACAAAAAGGATGAGgctaagaaagcagaaaaagatggaaaagacgaaaaagaaggaaaagagaaagatgacCAAAAGGCTGGATCCTCTGATAGATCCAGGGCAAGCAAGTCAG cGAGTCGAGGAACCGAGAGGACGGTGGTGATGGATAAATCAAAGGGAGAACCAGTTATTAGTGTGAAAACTTCCACGTCAAAAGAGAGG AGTACAAAGAGCCAGGATCGCAAATCTgagagcaaggaaaaacaagataTTTTATCCTTTGATAAAATCAAAGAGCAGCGAGAGCGGGAACGGCAGCGACAGCGGGAGCGGGAGATCCGGGAGACCGAAAGGCGCCG AGAGCGAGAGCGGCGGGATCGGGAGCAGCGGCTTCAGGCTATTCACGAGCGGGATGAGAGGCAGCGGCTGCAGAGGGAGCGGGAGCGGCTGGAATTCCAGAGGCAGCGGCTTGACAGAGAGCGCCTGGAGAGGGAGAGGTTGGAGAGGGAAAGAATGCACAtagagcaggagaggaggcGAGAGCAGGAGCGGATCCAGCGGGAGCGGGAAGAGCTGCGGCgtcagcaggagcagctccgCTATGAACAGGAGCGGAGATCTGCCATGCGGAGGCCTTATGATCCCGATGGCAG GCGGGATGACCCGTACTGGTCCGAGGCGAAGCGGATGGCGCTGGACGATCGGTACCATTCTGAATTCAGCCGCCAGGATCGCTTCCACGACTTTGACCACAGGGATCGTGGCCGGTACCAGGATCATTGTTTGGACAG AAGAGACGGTTCGAGAGGAATACCGGATCGCGATGGGCAG CACTACCCGGAGGAGCGGCACGGAGGCCCTGAGCGGCATTCCCGGGATAGCTGGGGTGGCTACGGCTCCGACCGGAGGATGAATGAAGGGAGAGGGATCCCCCCTCCGACCCG
- the LOC115618295 gene encoding scaffold attachment factor B1-like isoform X4 yields MISTGSPNARLGERGTTERLTLRSRRKMVGRPTRGGGAGAHCAGAAGRGRARLRAPAGRRSRGGARMRAAAPPSPPSFTSAPAAFAAILCRRGGSSVVFTGGASRKNGPMADSQLAAGPGEPASLCAAGLSGSEPETRRRLSELRVIDLRAELKRRSLDSGGNKSVLMERLRRAIEEEGGNPDEIPVVSENVMKKTPKRSSKGRRPDDEGVEDNGLEEDSGDGQEDIEASLDNLQDIDMMDISVLDEAEIDNGNAVDCGEDYSADNILDSLSDSKENADAEVKELPDQPAEYALGNLEASPQFSDIKEESREIPVAMAEAEDVGTSSDAASAGLTVIKELEELPLEPENEKILDILGETCKSELLNEETSEAERPHAQEASNVVPGKRLAEEEDALGGAQVEEDALDLDSKAAQAMARKEAKRLVVAKGETSEQTIEEAKPDSDSLVVESLSDQSSKRSPGLEASSGEPAAKGAGPEAKDSKEDAKKAEDKANSEEPPATKESSASEGGDQKKSPGEEDRDTKMISKDEKGRGGSGSGRNLWVSGLSSSTRATDLKNLFSKYGKVVGAKVVTNARSPGSRCYGFVTMSTSEEATKCINHLHRTELHGKMISVEKAKNEPAGKKPSDKKEGETRKEKDRHHPAEPKSEKSVGVKKEEKPDKKDEAKKAEKDGKDEKEGKEKDDQKAGSSDRSRASKSASRGTERTVVMDKSKGEPVISVKTSTSKERSTKSQDRKSESKEKQDILSFDKIKEQRERERQRQREREIRETERRRERERRDREQRLQAIHERDERQRLQRERERLEFQRQRLDRERLERERLERERMHIEQERRREQERIQREREELRRQQEQLRYEQERRSAMRRPYDPDGRRDDPYWSEAKRMALDDRYHSEFSRQDRFHDFDHRDRGRYQDHCLDRRDGSRGIPDRDGQHYPEERHGGPERHSRDSWGGYGSDRRMNEGRGIPPPTRW; encoded by the exons ATGATTTCCACCGGGAGCCCGAACGCGCGGCTCGGGGAACGCGGCACAACCGAGCGCCTCACCTTGCGATCGCGGCGCAAGATGGTGGGCAGGCCGACGCGCGGCGGGGGAGCGGGCGCGCACTGCGcaggcgcggcggggcggggcagAGCGCGGTTGCGCGCTCCCGCGGGGAGGCGGTCGCGGGGTGGAGCGCGCATGCGCGCCGCcgctcctccctcccctccgTCTTTTACCTCAGCGCCTGCCGCTTTTGCCGCCATTTTGTGCCGCCGCGGCGGCTCCTCCGTTGTGTTCACGGGCGGTGCGAGCCGAAAAAACGGCCCCATGGCGGACAGTCAGCTAGCGGCCGGGCCGGGAGAACCCGCCTCTCTGTGTGCGGCTGGGCTCTCCGGTTCGGAGCCTGAAACCCGCCGGCGGCTGAGCGAGCTGCGGGTGATCGACCTGCGCGCCGAGCTCAAGCGGCGCAGTTTGGACAGCGGCGGCAACAAGAGCGTCCTCATGGAGCGGCTGCGGAGG GCTAttgaggaggaaggggggaatCCTGATGAAATTCCAGTGGTTTCAGAAAATGTCATGAAGAAAACTccaaaaagaagcagcaaag GACGTAGACCAGATGACGAGGGAGTAGAAGATAATGGCCTGGAAGAGGACTCGGGAGATGGACAG gaGGATATTGAAGCAAGTTTGGATAACTTGCAGGATATTGACATGATGGATATTAGTGTGTTAGATGAAGCTGAAATAGATAATGGCAATGCGGTAGATTGCGGAGAGGATTACAGTGCTGATAATATTCTTGACTCACTGTCTGATAgtaaagaaaatgctgatgcAGAAGTGAAAGAACTTCCAGATCAGCCTGCAGAATATGCTCTAGGTAACTTGGAGGCATCCCCACAATTTTCAGACATTAAAGAAGAATCAAGAGAAATACCAGTAGCGATG GCAGAGGCTGAAGATGTTGGAACCAGTTCAGATGCTGCTTCAGCTGGTTTAACCGTAATAAAG GAACTTGAAGAATTACCTTTGGAGCCAG aaaatgagaaaatactcGACATTTTGGGGGAAACTTGTAAATCTGAGCTACTTAACGAAGAAACTTCCGAAGCGGAGCGGCCGCATGCACAGGAAGCCAGTAACGTGGTGCCAGGCAAGAGgctggcagaggaagaggaCGCTCTTGGTGGCGCTCAGGTGGAGGAAGATGCTTTAGATTTGGACAGCAAAGCGGCCCAAGCTATggcaaggaaggaagcaaagcGTTTAGTTGTAGCAAAAGGGGAGACAAGTGAACAGACAATAGAGGAAGCGAAGCCGGACTCTGACTCTTTAGTAGTAGAGAGCCTGAGCGATCAGAGTAGCAAACGCTCCCCAGGCCTGGAAGCCTCTAGTGGGGAACCGGCGGCCAAAGGCGCAGGTCCCGAAGCCAAAGATAGCAAAGAAGATGccaagaaagcagaagacaaagctAATTCAGAGGAACCCCCTGCTACTAAAGAGTCCTCAGCCAGTGAGGGCGGTGATCAGAaaaagag CCCCGGTGAGGAGGACAGAGATACAAAGATGATCTCAAAGGATGAGAAGG GCCGTGGGGGCAGTGGTTCTGGCAGAAACTTGTGGGTTAGTGGCCTTTCATCCTCTACTAGAGCTACAGACTTGAAGAATCTGTTCAGCAAGTATGGAAAG gtGGTTGGTGCCAAAGTGGTGACCAACGCTCGCAGCCCCGGCTCCCGCTGCTACGGCTTTGTCACCATGTCAACATCAGAGGAAGCCACCAAATGCATTAATCACCTCCACAGGACAGAGCTGCATGGCAAAatgatttcagtggaaaag GCAAAAAACGAACCGGCTGGGAAAAAACCTTCAGacaaaaaggaaggggaaacaaggaaggaaaaagacaggCACCATCCTGCAGAGCCCAAGTCTGAGAA GTCTGTTGGTGTTAAGAAGGAGGAGAAGCCTGACAAAAAGGATGAGgctaagaaagcagaaaaagatggaaaagacgaaaaagaaggaaaagagaaagatgacCAAAAGGCTGGATCCTCTGATAGATCCAGGGCAAGCAAGTCAG cGAGTCGAGGAACCGAGAGGACGGTGGTGATGGATAAATCAAAGGGAGAACCAGTTATTAGTGTGAAAACTTCCACGTCAAAAGAGAGG AGTACAAAGAGCCAGGATCGCAAATCTgagagcaaggaaaaacaagataTTTTATCCTTTGATAAAATCAAAGAGCAGCGAGAGCGGGAACGGCAGCGACAGCGGGAGCGGGAGATCCGGGAGACCGAAAGGCGCCG AGAGCGAGAGCGGCGGGATCGGGAGCAGCGGCTTCAGGCTATTCACGAGCGGGATGAGAGGCAGCGGCTGCAGAGGGAGCGGGAGCGGCTGGAATTCCAGAGGCAGCGGCTTGACAGAGAGCGCCTGGAGAGGGAGAGGTTGGAGAGGGAAAGAATGCACAtagagcaggagaggaggcGAGAGCAGGAGCGGATCCAGCGGGAGCGGGAAGAGCTGCGGCgtcagcaggagcagctccgCTATGAACAGGAGCGGAGATCTGCCATGCGGAGGCCTTATGATCCCGATGGCAG GCGGGATGACCCGTACTGGTCCGAGGCGAAGCGGATGGCGCTGGACGATCGGTACCATTCTGAATTCAGCCGCCAGGATCGCTTCCACGACTTTGACCACAGGGATCGTGGCCGGTACCAGGATCATTGTTTGGACAG AAGAGACGGTTCGAGAGGAATACCGGATCGCGATGGGCAG CACTACCCGGAGGAGCGGCACGGAGGCCCTGAGCGGCATTCCCGGGATAGCTGGGGTGGCTACGGCTCCGACCGGAGGATGAATGAAGGGAGAGGGATCCCCCCTCCGACCCG
- the LOC115618295 gene encoding scaffold attachment factor B1-like isoform X1: MISTGSPNARLGERGTTERLTLRSRRKMVGRPTRGGGAGAHCAGAAGRGRARLRAPAGRRSRGGARMRAAAPPSPPSFTSAPAAFAAILCRRGGSSVVFTGGASRKNGPMADSQLAAGPGEPASLCAAGLSGSEPETRRRLSELRVIDLRAELKRRSLDSGGNKSVLMERLRRAIEEEGGNPDEIPVVSENVMKKTPKRSSKGRRPDDEGVEDNGLEEDSGDGQEDIEASLDNLQDIDMMDISVLDEAEIDNGNAVDCGEDYSADNILDSLSDSKENADAEVKELPDQPAEYALGNLEASPQFSDIKEESREIPVAMAEAEDVGTSSDAASAGLTVIKELEELPLEPENEKILDILGETCKSELLNEETSEAERPHAQEASNVVPGKRLAEEEDALGGAQVEEDALDLDSKAAQAMARKEAKRLVVAKGETSEQTIEEAKPDSDSLVVESLSDQSSKRSPGLEASSGEPAAKGAGPEAKDSKEDAKKAEDKANSEEPPATKESSASEGGDQKKSPGEEDRDTKMISKDEKGRGGSGSGRNLWVSGLSSSTRATDLKNLFSKYGKVVGAKVVTNARSPGSRCYGFVTMSTSEEATKCINHLHRTELHGKMISVEKAKNEPAGKKPSDKKEGETRKEKDRHHPAEPKSEKSVGVKKEEKPDKKDEAKKAEKDGKDEKEGKEKDDQKAGSSDRSRASKSASRGTERTVVMDKSKGEPVISVKTSTSKERSTKSQDRKSESKEKQDILSFDKIKEQRERERQRQREREIRETERRRERERRDREQRLQAIHERDERQRLQRERERLEFQRQRLDRERLERERLERERMHIEQERRREQERIQREREELRRQQEQLRYEQERRSAMRRPYDPDGRRDDPYWSEAKRMALDDRYHSEFSRQDRFHDFDHRDRGRYQDHCLDRRDGSRGIPDRDGQHYPEERHGGPERHSRDSWGGYGSDRRMNEGRGIPPPTRAGPGWGEDGPRLEGHRDRSWQGSVAGGVMGRDREQGGDRSMPGQSGPGHVVNRGGLSGRGGFTQLGNQSQVLPSTGIQGVFAGQERPPRPPEPRFTRRY; this comes from the exons ATGATTTCCACCGGGAGCCCGAACGCGCGGCTCGGGGAACGCGGCACAACCGAGCGCCTCACCTTGCGATCGCGGCGCAAGATGGTGGGCAGGCCGACGCGCGGCGGGGGAGCGGGCGCGCACTGCGcaggcgcggcggggcggggcagAGCGCGGTTGCGCGCTCCCGCGGGGAGGCGGTCGCGGGGTGGAGCGCGCATGCGCGCCGCcgctcctccctcccctccgTCTTTTACCTCAGCGCCTGCCGCTTTTGCCGCCATTTTGTGCCGCCGCGGCGGCTCCTCCGTTGTGTTCACGGGCGGTGCGAGCCGAAAAAACGGCCCCATGGCGGACAGTCAGCTAGCGGCCGGGCCGGGAGAACCCGCCTCTCTGTGTGCGGCTGGGCTCTCCGGTTCGGAGCCTGAAACCCGCCGGCGGCTGAGCGAGCTGCGGGTGATCGACCTGCGCGCCGAGCTCAAGCGGCGCAGTTTGGACAGCGGCGGCAACAAGAGCGTCCTCATGGAGCGGCTGCGGAGG GCTAttgaggaggaaggggggaatCCTGATGAAATTCCAGTGGTTTCAGAAAATGTCATGAAGAAAACTccaaaaagaagcagcaaag GACGTAGACCAGATGACGAGGGAGTAGAAGATAATGGCCTGGAAGAGGACTCGGGAGATGGACAG gaGGATATTGAAGCAAGTTTGGATAACTTGCAGGATATTGACATGATGGATATTAGTGTGTTAGATGAAGCTGAAATAGATAATGGCAATGCGGTAGATTGCGGAGAGGATTACAGTGCTGATAATATTCTTGACTCACTGTCTGATAgtaaagaaaatgctgatgcAGAAGTGAAAGAACTTCCAGATCAGCCTGCAGAATATGCTCTAGGTAACTTGGAGGCATCCCCACAATTTTCAGACATTAAAGAAGAATCAAGAGAAATACCAGTAGCGATG GCAGAGGCTGAAGATGTTGGAACCAGTTCAGATGCTGCTTCAGCTGGTTTAACCGTAATAAAG GAACTTGAAGAATTACCTTTGGAGCCAG aaaatgagaaaatactcGACATTTTGGGGGAAACTTGTAAATCTGAGCTACTTAACGAAGAAACTTCCGAAGCGGAGCGGCCGCATGCACAGGAAGCCAGTAACGTGGTGCCAGGCAAGAGgctggcagaggaagaggaCGCTCTTGGTGGCGCTCAGGTGGAGGAAGATGCTTTAGATTTGGACAGCAAAGCGGCCCAAGCTATggcaaggaaggaagcaaagcGTTTAGTTGTAGCAAAAGGGGAGACAAGTGAACAGACAATAGAGGAAGCGAAGCCGGACTCTGACTCTTTAGTAGTAGAGAGCCTGAGCGATCAGAGTAGCAAACGCTCCCCAGGCCTGGAAGCCTCTAGTGGGGAACCGGCGGCCAAAGGCGCAGGTCCCGAAGCCAAAGATAGCAAAGAAGATGccaagaaagcagaagacaaagctAATTCAGAGGAACCCCCTGCTACTAAAGAGTCCTCAGCCAGTGAGGGCGGTGATCAGAaaaagag CCCCGGTGAGGAGGACAGAGATACAAAGATGATCTCAAAGGATGAGAAGG GCCGTGGGGGCAGTGGTTCTGGCAGAAACTTGTGGGTTAGTGGCCTTTCATCCTCTACTAGAGCTACAGACTTGAAGAATCTGTTCAGCAAGTATGGAAAG gtGGTTGGTGCCAAAGTGGTGACCAACGCTCGCAGCCCCGGCTCCCGCTGCTACGGCTTTGTCACCATGTCAACATCAGAGGAAGCCACCAAATGCATTAATCACCTCCACAGGACAGAGCTGCATGGCAAAatgatttcagtggaaaag GCAAAAAACGAACCGGCTGGGAAAAAACCTTCAGacaaaaaggaaggggaaacaaggaaggaaaaagacaggCACCATCCTGCAGAGCCCAAGTCTGAGAA GTCTGTTGGTGTTAAGAAGGAGGAGAAGCCTGACAAAAAGGATGAGgctaagaaagcagaaaaagatggaaaagacgaaaaagaaggaaaagagaaagatgacCAAAAGGCTGGATCCTCTGATAGATCCAGGGCAAGCAAGTCAG cGAGTCGAGGAACCGAGAGGACGGTGGTGATGGATAAATCAAAGGGAGAACCAGTTATTAGTGTGAAAACTTCCACGTCAAAAGAGAGG AGTACAAAGAGCCAGGATCGCAAATCTgagagcaaggaaaaacaagataTTTTATCCTTTGATAAAATCAAAGAGCAGCGAGAGCGGGAACGGCAGCGACAGCGGGAGCGGGAGATCCGGGAGACCGAAAGGCGCCG AGAGCGAGAGCGGCGGGATCGGGAGCAGCGGCTTCAGGCTATTCACGAGCGGGATGAGAGGCAGCGGCTGCAGAGGGAGCGGGAGCGGCTGGAATTCCAGAGGCAGCGGCTTGACAGAGAGCGCCTGGAGAGGGAGAGGTTGGAGAGGGAAAGAATGCACAtagagcaggagaggaggcGAGAGCAGGAGCGGATCCAGCGGGAGCGGGAAGAGCTGCGGCgtcagcaggagcagctccgCTATGAACAGGAGCGGAGATCTGCCATGCGGAGGCCTTATGATCCCGATGGCAG GCGGGATGACCCGTACTGGTCCGAGGCGAAGCGGATGGCGCTGGACGATCGGTACCATTCTGAATTCAGCCGCCAGGATCGCTTCCACGACTTTGACCACAGGGATCGTGGCCGGTACCAGGATCATTGTTTGGACAG AAGAGACGGTTCGAGAGGAATACCGGATCGCGATGGGCAG CACTACCCGGAGGAGCGGCACGGAGGCCCTGAGCGGCATTCCCGGGATAGCTGGGGTGGCTACGGCTCCGACCGGAGGATGAATGAAGGGAGAGGGATCCCCCCTCCGACCCG